In one Agrobacterium tumefaciens genomic region, the following are encoded:
- a CDS encoding UdgX family uracil-DNA binding protein (This protein belongs to the uracil DNA glycosylase superfamily, members of which act in excision repair of DNA. However, it belongs more specifically to UdgX branch, whose founding member was found to bind uracil in DNA (where it does not belong), without cleaving it, appears to promote DNA repair by a pathway involving RecA, rather than base excision.) yields MYSTVLEGRGDFSEWRDAARAALAADIPPDMIDWQLRNDGAGLFDFAGEALPVPGTRGAQVSVPASFVALAQAIICHSDPGRFALLYRLLWRLKRDRALLQFKSDPDVSEVRLLEKSVRRDCHKMTAFVRFKELPLPQRQGGRRRFVAWFEPDHFIVERTAPFFQRRFTDMDWLIATPNGSAQWDGDVLETSRQALPKPDLTDETDELWRTYYANIFNPARLKIKAMTAEMPKKYWKNLPEADLIPGLVLGAEARVLEMAAKAASQPQPFHHRLQAAASAREMPQPVPDGTLASLAREASQCTRCALHCKATQTVFGTGPEDAKVMIVGEQPGDHEDLAGKPFVGPAGQLLDRVLAEAGIDRKKLYVTNAVKHFKYETRGKRRIHQRPNAGEVEQCRWWLNREIALVRPKLIVAMGATALYALTGGKEKISEIRGRPIPMQEGRTLFITVHPSYLLRLPDAQEKEREMLMFRKEIEFINLFE; encoded by the coding sequence ATGTACAGCACGGTTCTGGAAGGGCGGGGCGACTTCAGCGAGTGGCGGGATGCCGCCCGTGCGGCGCTTGCCGCCGATATTCCGCCTGACATGATTGATTGGCAGCTGCGGAATGACGGCGCCGGGCTTTTCGATTTTGCCGGAGAGGCATTGCCGGTTCCGGGCACGCGTGGCGCGCAGGTGTCCGTTCCAGCCTCCTTCGTGGCTTTGGCGCAAGCCATTATCTGTCACAGCGATCCGGGCCGTTTCGCGCTGCTTTACCGGCTGCTGTGGCGGCTGAAGCGGGATCGGGCTTTGTTGCAGTTCAAGTCCGATCCGGATGTTTCAGAGGTTCGGCTGCTTGAGAAATCGGTGCGCCGGGATTGTCACAAGATGACGGCCTTCGTCCGTTTCAAGGAGTTGCCCCTGCCGCAGCGGCAGGGCGGGCGGCGGCGCTTCGTGGCATGGTTCGAGCCGGATCATTTCATCGTCGAGCGAACGGCCCCGTTTTTCCAGCGGCGGTTTACCGATATGGATTGGTTGATCGCCACGCCGAACGGCTCTGCACAATGGGATGGAGACGTGCTCGAGACATCGCGGCAGGCGCTTCCCAAGCCGGACTTGACGGATGAGACGGACGAGCTGTGGCGGACCTATTATGCCAATATATTCAATCCGGCGCGGCTGAAGATAAAGGCGATGACGGCGGAGATGCCGAAGAAATACTGGAAAAATCTGCCGGAAGCGGACCTTATTCCCGGTCTCGTTCTGGGTGCCGAGGCGCGGGTGCTGGAGATGGCGGCGAAGGCGGCAAGCCAGCCGCAACCATTCCACCACCGCCTGCAGGCCGCCGCCTCGGCGCGGGAAATGCCGCAGCCGGTGCCGGACGGTACGCTGGCGTCGCTTGCGCGGGAGGCCAGCCAATGCACGCGCTGTGCCCTGCATTGCAAGGCCACGCAGACAGTTTTCGGCACGGGGCCGGAGGATGCGAAAGTCATGATTGTCGGTGAACAGCCCGGTGATCATGAGGATCTTGCCGGAAAACCTTTCGTCGGTCCCGCCGGTCAGCTGTTAGACCGGGTTCTGGCCGAAGCCGGCATTGACCGCAAAAAGCTATATGTCACCAACGCCGTCAAACACTTCAAATACGAAACCCGCGGCAAACGGCGCATTCACCAGCGACCGAACGCTGGTGAAGTGGAGCAATGCCGCTGGTGGCTCAACCGCGAAATTGCGCTGGTGCGACCGAAGCTGATCGTTGCCATGGGCGCGACGGCGCTTTATGCGCTGACGGGCGGCAAGGAAAAGATATCGGAGATACGGGGTCGCCCGATACCGATGCAGGAGGGGCGGACGCTTTTTATCACGGTGCATCCATCCTATCTCCTGCGGCTCCCCGATGCGCAGGAAAAAGAACGGGAAATGCTGATGTTTAGAAAGGAGATCGAGTTCATAAATTTATTCGAATAG
- a CDS encoding glycosyltransferase family 4 protein: protein MSHVSLKDVQVLAPNFKRRLSGVTSTIVQLIPVQNRLGQKVAVIGPGLPPHLPHVRFRDLWRLWQNGPQGGPRIWHARRNLEMLPGIFMRDVLRMKVKLLFTSAAQRRHSAYTRFLISKMDAVVATSTRSGSFLEVSHRVVMHGVDTDLFHPATTAEDTIAATGLPGQYLIGCFGRVRHQKGTDLFVRAMIELLHGYPQWTAVVSGRVTAEHKAFAETLEADVKAAGLSDRIVFQGEVDDIKPWYRRLTLYVAPSRNEGFGLTPLEAMASETAVVASTAGAYEEMIVKCETGAVVEAGDYASLRDAIRTYLADPALAESHARAGLAHVRSTFPLEKEATSLGEVYEALRRG, encoded by the coding sequence TTGTCCCACGTCAGTCTGAAAGATGTGCAGGTGCTTGCGCCGAACTTCAAACGCAGGCTCTCCGGCGTCACCTCCACCATCGTTCAGCTCATTCCGGTGCAGAACCGGCTGGGGCAGAAGGTGGCCGTCATCGGGCCGGGCCTGCCGCCGCATCTGCCGCATGTGCGCTTCCGCGATCTGTGGCGGCTCTGGCAAAACGGCCCGCAGGGCGGCCCGCGCATCTGGCATGCCCGCCGCAATCTTGAAATGTTGCCGGGTATTTTCATGCGCGATGTGCTGCGCATGAAGGTGAAGCTGCTATTCACCTCGGCAGCGCAAAGGCGGCATTCCGCCTATACCCGTTTTCTGATTTCGAAAATGGACGCCGTGGTCGCGACCAGCACCCGCTCCGGCTCGTTTCTGGAAGTGTCCCATCGCGTCGTGATGCATGGCGTCGATACAGACCTGTTCCATCCCGCAACCACAGCCGAGGACACCATCGCCGCGACGGGTCTTCCGGGCCAGTACCTGATCGGCTGCTTTGGACGGGTGCGCCACCAGAAGGGCACCGATCTCTTCGTGCGCGCCATGATCGAACTCCTGCACGGCTACCCGCAATGGACAGCCGTGGTTTCCGGCCGTGTGACGGCGGAACACAAGGCTTTTGCCGAAACACTCGAGGCCGATGTCAAGGCCGCCGGCCTTTCGGACCGCATCGTGTTTCAGGGTGAGGTGGATGACATCAAGCCGTGGTACCGGCGGCTGACGCTCTATGTCGCGCCATCGCGCAACGAAGGTTTCGGCTTGACGCCACTCGAGGCCATGGCCTCGGAGACGGCCGTCGTCGCCAGCACTGCCGGCGCCTATGAGGAGATGATCGTCAAGTGCGAGACCGGCGCAGTCGTTGAAGCGGGTGACTATGCATCGCTCAGGGATGCGATAAGGACCTATCTTGCCGATCCGGCTCTGGCCGAGAGCCATGCCCGTGCCGGTCTCGCGCATGTGCGCAGCACATTTCCGCTTGAAAAAGAAGCCACGAGTCTCGGCGAAGTCTATGAGGCTTTGCGGCGCGGGTAA
- a CDS encoding LysR family transcriptional regulator gives MPLDWDKLRIFHAAAEAGSFTHAADKLHLSQSAISRQVSALEQDVGVKLFHRHARGLILTEQGELLYRTAHDVLLKLETVKMQLTETTEKPSGKLRVTTTVGLGQGWLTDKVQEFLQLYPEMSIQLILDNEELDVNMRHADCAIRLRQPQQSDLIQRKLFTVHMHVYAAPSYINRHGEPQSIEDLDNHRIISFGEPAPNYLLDVNWLENAGRSSDNTRTPHLQINSQTSIKRACLLGIGIACLPDYIVGRDPGLIQLSLAADIPSFDTYFCYPDEMKNAAKLKAFRDFIVAKARNWNF, from the coding sequence ATGCCCTTGGACTGGGATAAACTGCGCATTTTTCATGCGGCTGCCGAAGCGGGGTCTTTCACCCACGCTGCCGACAAGCTGCATTTGTCCCAGTCGGCCATCAGCCGTCAGGTCAGCGCGCTGGAGCAGGATGTCGGCGTCAAGCTGTTCCATCGCCACGCTCGCGGCCTCATTCTCACGGAACAGGGCGAGTTGCTGTACCGCACCGCCCATGACGTGCTGCTGAAGCTCGAAACCGTCAAGATGCAGCTCACCGAAACGACGGAGAAGCCGAGCGGCAAGCTGCGCGTGACGACGACCGTCGGTCTCGGCCAGGGCTGGCTGACGGACAAGGTGCAGGAATTCCTGCAACTCTATCCGGAAATGTCGATCCAGCTCATCCTCGACAATGAGGAGCTGGACGTGAACATGCGCCATGCCGATTGCGCCATCCGCCTGCGCCAGCCGCAACAGTCGGATCTCATCCAGCGCAAGCTGTTCACGGTGCACATGCACGTCTATGCCGCACCGTCCTACATCAATCGTCACGGCGAACCGCAGTCGATCGAGGATCTGGACAACCACCGCATCATCTCCTTCGGCGAACCGGCGCCCAACTATCTGCTTGATGTCAACTGGCTGGAGAATGCCGGACGCTCCTCCGACAATACGCGCACGCCGCATCTGCAGATCAACAGCCAGACCTCGATCAAGCGCGCCTGCCTGCTGGGAATCGGCATCGCCTGCTTGCCGGATTATATCGTCGGTCGCGATCCCGGATTGATTCAGCTGTCGCTCGCCGCAGATATTCCCTCGTTCGATACCTATTTCTGCTATCCGGACGAGATGAAAAACGCCGCAAAGCTGAAAGCCTTCAGAGACTTCATCGTGGCAAAAGCCCGAAACTGGAATTTCTGA
- the trxB gene encoding thioredoxin-disulfide reductase has product MSARHTKVLIIGSGPAGYTAAIYAARAMLKPVLIAGMEQGGQLMITTDVENYPGFADPIQGPWLMDQMLKQATHVGAEIVSDLVTEVDTTTRPFVAKTDSGQVWTADTLIIATGAKAKWLGIESEQHFQGFGVSACATCDGFFYRNKDVIVVGGGNSAVEEALYLAHIAKSVTVVHRRDSFRSEKILQERLFAKENVKILWNTEIAEITGAPAKPPMPPSVSGVKLRDTKTGTISEFPIDGVFVAIGHAPAVELFKGKVKLKDNGYMWTAPDSTATDVEGIFAAGDVTDDIYRQAITAAGMGCMAALEAERYLTAQQPLAVAAE; this is encoded by the coding sequence ATGTCTGCCCGCCACACGAAGGTATTGATCATAGGCTCTGGTCCCGCTGGTTATACCGCGGCGATCTACGCGGCCCGCGCAATGCTCAAACCCGTGCTGATTGCCGGCATGGAACAGGGCGGTCAGCTGATGATCACCACCGATGTCGAAAACTATCCGGGCTTCGCCGATCCGATCCAGGGCCCCTGGCTGATGGATCAGATGCTGAAGCAGGCAACGCATGTGGGCGCGGAAATCGTCAGCGACCTCGTCACCGAAGTTGACACCACGACCCGGCCTTTCGTGGCCAAGACCGATTCCGGTCAGGTCTGGACCGCCGACACGCTGATCATCGCCACCGGCGCCAAGGCCAAGTGGCTCGGCATCGAGAGCGAGCAGCATTTCCAGGGCTTCGGTGTTTCCGCCTGCGCCACCTGCGACGGTTTCTTCTATCGCAACAAGGATGTGATCGTGGTCGGCGGCGGCAACTCCGCCGTGGAAGAAGCGCTGTACCTCGCCCATATTGCCAAATCGGTCACCGTCGTGCACCGCCGCGACAGTTTCCGCTCGGAAAAAATCCTGCAGGAACGGCTGTTCGCCAAGGAAAACGTCAAGATTCTCTGGAACACGGAGATCGCTGAAATTACCGGCGCGCCCGCAAAGCCGCCAATGCCGCCTTCCGTTTCCGGCGTGAAGCTGCGCGACACCAAGACCGGCACGATCAGCGAATTCCCCATCGACGGCGTCTTCGTCGCCATCGGCCATGCGCCGGCGGTTGAACTCTTCAAGGGCAAGGTGAAGCTGAAGGACAACGGCTATATGTGGACCGCCCCCGATTCCACGGCAACCGACGTGGAAGGCATCTTCGCAGCCGGCGACGTCACCGACGACATTTACCGTCAGGCGATCACCGCCGCCGGCATGGGCTGCATGGCCGCGCTGGAAGCGGAACGTTATCTCACCGCGCAACAACCGCTCGCGGTCGCAGCGGAATAA
- the greA gene encoding transcription elongation factor GreA translates to MVEKVPMTQGGFVKLQEELRWRQQEERPRIIEAIAEARAHGDLSENAEYHAAKEAQSHNEGRITELEDLTARAEVIDLSKMSGSKIKFGATVKLVDEDSDEEKTYQIVGDQEADVKAGRISISSPIARALIGKEVGDSIEVNAPGGAKGYEILAVQWG, encoded by the coding sequence ATGGTAGAAAAAGTACCGATGACTCAGGGTGGGTTCGTCAAGCTGCAGGAGGAGCTGCGTTGGCGCCAGCAGGAGGAACGTCCCCGTATCATCGAGGCGATTGCGGAAGCGCGCGCCCATGGCGACCTTTCGGAAAACGCTGAGTACCATGCTGCCAAGGAAGCGCAGAGCCACAATGAAGGCCGCATCACCGAACTCGAAGACCTGACCGCACGCGCGGAGGTCATCGACCTTTCCAAGATGTCCGGTTCCAAGATCAAGTTCGGCGCCACCGTCAAGCTGGTGGACGAGGATAGCGACGAGGAAAAGACCTATCAGATCGTCGGTGACCAGGAAGCCGATGTGAAGGCCGGCCGCATCTCCATTTCCTCGCCGATCGCCCGCGCCCTCATCGGCAAGGAAGTCGGCGACAGCATCGAAGTCAACGCCCCCGGCGGCGCCAAGGGCTACGAGATTCTCGCGGTACAGTGGGGCTGA
- a CDS encoding putative DNA modification/repair radical SAM protein: protein MKKSIRQRLAILSDAAKYDASCGSSGTTKRNSAASGGLGSTEGSGICHAYAPDGRCISLLKILLTNFCIYDCAYCINRSSSNVERARFTAEEVVWLTLEFYRRNYIEGLFLSSGIIRSSDHTMEEMVRVARELRVTHGFRGYIHLKSIPEASPKLIEEAGLYADRLSINIELPTDSGVNRFAPEKQPANIRRSMADIRLKIEEAAEPTVRTRKTKRFAPAGQSTQMIVGADGADDSTILSTSARLYGSYGLRRVYYSAFSPIPDSSKNLPLIKPPLMREHRLYQADWLYRFYGFDIGEITAIGGDGMLDLDIDPKLAWALKNRERFPVDVNVADREMLLRVPGFGTKTVASVLSSRRFRRLRLEDIARFGVSLKKVKAFIVAEGWTPGKLTERPDLRAMFAPQPEQLSLL, encoded by the coding sequence ATGAAGAAGTCAATCAGGCAACGGCTGGCCATTCTTTCCGATGCGGCCAAATACGATGCGTCCTGCGGCTCCAGCGGCACGACGAAACGCAACTCTGCCGCGTCCGGCGGGCTTGGTTCCACAGAGGGGTCTGGCATTTGCCATGCCTATGCGCCGGACGGGCGCTGCATTTCGTTGCTGAAAATCCTGCTCACCAATTTCTGCATCTATGATTGCGCCTATTGCATCAACCGTTCTTCCAGCAATGTCGAGCGAGCACGGTTTACTGCCGAGGAGGTGGTGTGGCTGACGCTGGAGTTCTACCGGCGGAATTATATCGAGGGGCTGTTTTTGTCCTCCGGCATTATCCGTTCCTCCGATCATACGATGGAAGAGATGGTGCGGGTGGCGCGGGAACTGCGCGTTACGCATGGGTTTCGCGGTTACATCCATCTGAAATCCATTCCCGAAGCATCGCCAAAGCTCATTGAGGAGGCGGGGCTTTACGCTGACAGGCTGTCTATCAATATCGAACTACCGACGGATAGCGGCGTCAATCGTTTCGCACCGGAAAAGCAGCCTGCCAATATTCGCCGCTCGATGGCCGATATCCGGTTGAAGATCGAGGAGGCGGCGGAGCCGACCGTCCGGACACGCAAGACCAAACGTTTTGCTCCTGCCGGGCAGAGCACGCAGATGATCGTGGGGGCTGACGGGGCCGATGACAGCACCATTCTTTCCACCAGCGCCCGGCTTTATGGCAGTTACGGTTTGCGGCGCGTCTATTATTCGGCTTTCAGTCCCATTCCCGATTCATCGAAGAACCTGCCGCTCATCAAGCCGCCTTTGATGCGGGAGCACAGGCTTTATCAGGCGGACTGGCTTTATCGTTTTTACGGTTTCGATATTGGCGAGATAACCGCGATCGGCGGCGATGGCATGCTCGATCTCGATATCGACCCGAAGCTGGCCTGGGCGCTCAAAAATCGCGAGCGCTTTCCGGTGGATGTCAATGTGGCGGATCGGGAAATGCTACTGCGCGTGCCCGGCTTCGGCACCAAGACCGTGGCCTCAGTCCTGTCGTCACGCCGCTTCCGGCGGTTGCGGCTGGAGGATATTGCCCGCTTTGGCGTTTCCCTCAAGAAGGTGAAGGCCTTTATCGTGGCGGAAGGCTGGACGCCGGGCAAGCTGACCGAGCGGCCCGATCTGCGGGCGATGTTTGCACCGCAGCCCGAACAATTGTCGCTGTTGTGA
- a CDS encoding alkene reductase: protein MTSLFEPAQAGDIALANRIVMAPLTRNRSPGAIPNNLNATYYEQRATAGLIVTEGTPISQQGQGYADVPGLYKQEAVEGWKKITDGVHSAGGKIVAQIWHVGRISHTSLQPHGGQPVAPSAIPAKSKTYIINDDGTGAFAETSEPRALTIDDIGLILEDYRTGARAALEAGFDGVEIHAANGYLIEQFLKSSTNQRTDEYGGSIENRARFLLEVVDAVAEEIGAGRTGIRLSPVTPANDIFEADPQPLYNYVAEELGKRGLAFIHVVEGATGGPRDFKQGDKPFDYVAFKAAYRNAGGKGLWIANNGYDRQSAIEAVESGKVDAVAFGKAFIANPDLVRRLKDNAPLNEPNQPTFYGGGAEGYTDYPALG from the coding sequence ATGACCAGTCTTTTCGAACCGGCACAGGCCGGCGATATCGCACTCGCCAACCGTATCGTCATGGCCCCCCTCACCCGCAACCGTTCGCCGGGGGCAATTCCCAATAACCTCAACGCCACCTATTACGAACAGCGCGCGACAGCCGGGCTGATCGTCACGGAAGGCACACCGATTTCCCAGCAGGGTCAGGGTTATGCGGATGTTCCCGGCCTCTACAAGCAGGAAGCGGTCGAAGGCTGGAAAAAGATCACCGACGGCGTGCATTCGGCAGGCGGCAAGATTGTTGCGCAGATCTGGCACGTAGGGCGCATTTCCCACACGTCGCTCCAGCCGCATGGCGGCCAGCCTGTCGCCCCTTCGGCCATCCCCGCCAAGTCGAAGACCTATATCATCAATGATGACGGCACCGGCGCCTTTGCGGAAACCTCCGAGCCGCGTGCACTGACCATCGACGATATCGGCCTTATCCTTGAAGATTACCGCACCGGTGCACGCGCAGCGCTTGAGGCCGGTTTTGACGGCGTCGAAATCCATGCCGCCAATGGTTATCTGATCGAGCAGTTCCTGAAATCCAGCACCAACCAGCGCACCGATGAGTATGGTGGCTCCATCGAAAACCGCGCCCGCTTCCTGCTGGAAGTCGTGGATGCGGTTGCGGAAGAGATTGGCGCTGGCCGCACCGGCATCCGCCTTTCTCCCGTTACCCCCGCCAACGACATTTTCGAGGCCGATCCGCAGCCGCTTTATAACTATGTGGCGGAAGAGCTTGGCAAGCGGGGTCTCGCCTTCATCCATGTTGTTGAAGGTGCAACGGGTGGTCCGCGCGACTTCAAGCAGGGCGACAAGCCTTTCGATTACGTCGCCTTCAAGGCCGCCTATCGCAATGCCGGCGGCAAGGGCCTCTGGATCGCCAACAATGGCTACGACCGCCAGAGCGCCATCGAGGCCGTGGAAAGCGGCAAAGTCGATGCCGTGGCCTTCGGCAAAGCCTTCATCGCCAATCCGGATCTGGTGCGCCGCCTGAAGGATAACGCACCGCTGAACGAGCCGAACCAGCCAACCTTCTATGGTGGCGGAGCTGAAGGTTATACCGACTATCCTGCTCTTGGCTGA
- a CDS encoding Lrp/AsnC family transcriptional regulator encodes MTSVELDAIDLKILRELQRDGRMTNVELAERVGISAPPCLRRVRKLEEAGVIEGYHAMLNAPKLGFDLVAFCMVGLKRQSDSNLKAFAAATAGWSLVRQAWMVSGESDFLLHCVARNLTEFQDFVIEVLTADENVDTVRTMLTIRQVKRVGLVEI; translated from the coding sequence GTGACCAGCGTCGAACTCGATGCCATCGATCTGAAAATCCTGCGCGAATTGCAGCGCGACGGGCGCATGACCAATGTGGAACTGGCCGAAAGGGTCGGTATTTCCGCTCCACCCTGCCTCAGGCGCGTCCGCAAGCTGGAAGAGGCAGGCGTGATCGAGGGCTATCACGCCATGTTGAACGCGCCGAAGCTCGGTTTTGATCTCGTCGCCTTCTGCATGGTCGGTCTCAAGCGTCAGTCGGACAGCAATCTGAAGGCCTTTGCCGCGGCAACCGCCGGCTGGTCGCTGGTGCGACAGGCCTGGATGGTGTCAGGCGAAAGCGATTTTCTGCTGCATTGCGTTGCCAGAAACCTGACGGAGTTTCAGGATTTCGTCATCGAGGTTCTGACGGCGGACGAAAATGTCGATACGGTGCGTACCATGCTCACCATTCGGCAGGTCAAGCGCGTCGGTCTGGTGGAAATCTGA
- a CDS encoding diguanylate cyclase — protein MLGELDLATVILMQKCSYIVGLLSFIYLKLTNRGLRGPAALAAGFASMTIGSTLAGYGEWGIMSPVLWQLGSIVFGIVGYALIWLGLKILSDGRSASKRTIVAVCLIALLAIVLAQQVADNNVYRAALFNGCAALAYLAGSGGLFARWRREPLLSRLALGAISGFSGLISLSVVKSVLFPQYATIDLVNAFFFIITLNFAIALFVMVLVAERSERKLLVLAHTDPLTGVKNRRFFFQTMPAVPDPADAAMLLDIDHFKSINDRFGHAVGDSVLQEVAKRIGGSIRGGDVLARYGGEEFIIFLPGAGVHKACTIGERIRDAVSVTEVDCGGLRVGVTISIGVATTGEMGCDLQTLAEMADRALYRAKTEGRNCVREALAA, from the coding sequence ATGCTAGGTGAACTTGATCTTGCGACCGTCATACTGATGCAGAAGTGTTCCTACATCGTTGGGTTGCTGAGTTTTATCTATCTGAAACTCACAAATCGCGGTTTGCGTGGACCGGCTGCCCTGGCGGCCGGCTTTGCTTCCATGACCATCGGCTCTACGCTCGCCGGTTACGGCGAATGGGGCATCATGTCGCCGGTCCTGTGGCAGTTGGGCAGTATCGTCTTCGGTATTGTGGGTTATGCGCTGATCTGGCTCGGCCTGAAAATCCTGAGCGACGGACGCTCTGCCAGCAAGCGGACCATAGTGGCGGTCTGTCTCATCGCCCTGCTGGCGATTGTTCTCGCGCAGCAGGTGGCGGACAATAATGTTTATCGCGCGGCGTTGTTCAACGGCTGCGCAGCTCTGGCCTATCTTGCAGGGTCAGGCGGGCTTTTTGCCCGGTGGCGCAGGGAACCGCTTCTGTCCCGTCTGGCGCTCGGCGCAATTTCCGGCTTTTCCGGCCTGATTTCGCTTTCGGTGGTGAAGAGCGTGCTTTTCCCCCAATACGCCACCATCGACCTGGTCAATGCGTTTTTCTTCATCATCACGCTGAACTTTGCCATTGCCCTGTTCGTAATGGTGCTGGTGGCCGAACGGTCCGAGCGGAAATTGCTGGTTCTCGCGCATACCGATCCACTGACAGGGGTGAAGAACCGGCGCTTCTTTTTCCAGACAATGCCGGCTGTGCCCGATCCCGCCGATGCGGCCATGCTGCTCGATATCGATCACTTCAAGTCGATCAACGACCGCTTCGGACATGCCGTCGGCGACAGCGTTCTTCAGGAAGTGGCGAAGCGCATCGGCGGCAGCATCCGTGGCGGCGATGTCCTGGCGCGTTATGGCGGCGAGGAATTCATCATCTTCCTGCCGGGCGCCGGCGTCCACAAGGCCTGCACGATCGGCGAACGCATTCGCGATGCGGTTTCAGTAACGGAGGTCGATTGCGGCGGTTTGCGTGTCGGCGTGACGATCAGTATCGGCGTTGCGACCACCGGTGAAATGGGGTGTGATCTCCAGACTTTGGCGGAAATGGCGGACCGCGCGCTCTATCGGGCCAAGACAGAAGGACGCAATTGCGTTCGCGAGGCACTGGCCGCGTGA
- a CDS encoding helix-turn-helix transcriptional regulator, whose translation MNPEEILKALSHPARLKFLEWLKCPENHFCQDHPLSMGVCANQFQISGLSQSTVSSHLAVLQAAGLIRSKKVGQWVFFERNEETIDAFRNYLQANL comes from the coding sequence ATGAACCCGGAGGAAATCCTCAAAGCCCTTTCCCACCCTGCAAGGCTGAAGTTCCTTGAATGGCTGAAGTGCCCGGAAAACCACTTCTGTCAGGATCATCCGCTCAGCATGGGTGTATGCGCCAACCAGTTCCAGATCAGCGGCCTGTCGCAATCGACCGTGTCGTCCCATCTGGCGGTTCTGCAGGCAGCTGGCCTGATAAGGTCGAAGAAAGTCGGGCAATGGGTGTTTTTCGAACGTAACGAGGAAACCATCGACGCTTTCCGCAATTATCTGCAAGCCAATCTTTGA
- a CDS encoding NAD(P)H-binding protein translates to MIYENQANAAENARPLALIVGANGGVGSQISKMLLLRGWRVRAMTRQPVSASATDGVERVTGDAMNRQDVVEAAKGAQLVVHAVNPPGYRNWDRQVLPMLDNSIAAAEACGARIVFPGSVYNFGPDAFPLLTEDSPQKPFTRKGTLRVEMERRLKMASMRGIPVLIVRAGDFFGPDAKNNWFSQMLVRPGKPVRSVQNPAAPHAGHQWAYLPDVAETIGRLLDRAEELSTFAVYHMEGFWDFDGMQLTGAIERAVGHPVKRRRLSWLGIKLAAPFVPLFREVLEMQYLWQMPIRMSNRKLTDFLGTEPKTPIDIAVSTTLASLGCLEEVPKAAGLHHPADAGGRV, encoded by the coding sequence ATGATATATGAAAACCAGGCAAATGCGGCTGAGAATGCTAGGCCTTTGGCCCTGATCGTCGGGGCAAATGGCGGTGTCGGCAGCCAGATTTCGAAGATGCTGCTGCTGCGCGGCTGGCGGGTGAGGGCGATGACACGTCAGCCGGTGTCCGCCTCTGCGACAGATGGTGTCGAGCGCGTGACCGGCGATGCCATGAACCGGCAGGATGTGGTGGAGGCTGCAAAAGGCGCGCAGCTTGTCGTCCATGCGGTCAATCCTCCCGGATATCGCAACTGGGACAGGCAGGTGCTGCCAATGCTGGACAACAGCATTGCCGCTGCTGAAGCCTGTGGAGCGAGGATCGTGTTTCCCGGCAGCGTCTATAATTTCGGCCCGGACGCCTTTCCGCTTTTGACGGAAGACAGCCCGCAAAAGCCCTTTACCCGCAAGGGTACGCTGCGTGTGGAGATGGAACGACGGCTGAAAATGGCGTCAATGCGCGGCATTCCCGTTCTGATCGTCCGCGCGGGTGATTTTTTCGGCCCGGACGCGAAAAACAACTGGTTTTCGCAGATGCTGGTGCGGCCGGGCAAGCCGGTTCGCAGCGTCCAGAATCCCGCAGCGCCCCATGCCGGGCATCAATGGGCCTATCTGCCTGACGTAGCCGAGACGATCGGGCGGCTGCTTGACCGCGCCGAGGAGCTTTCGACCTTTGCGGTCTATCACATGGAGGGTTTCTGGGATTTCGACGGGATGCAATTGACCGGTGCGATCGAACGGGCCGTTGGCCATCCGGTCAAGCGGCGGCGGCTATCCTGGTTGGGCATAAAGCTGGCGGCGCCCTTCGTTCCCCTGTTCCGGGAGGTGCTGGAAATGCAATATCTCTGGCAGATGCCGATCCGGATGAGCAACCGCAAGCTCACGGATTTTCTCGGAACGGAACCGAAAACACCCATCGATATAGCGGTATCCACGACATTGGCGAGCCTCGGCTGCCTTGAAGAGGTGCCGAAAGCGGCGGGCCTTCACCATCCGGCCGATGCCGGGGGCAGGGTGTGA